The DNA window CCCGCTGCAGGTGCTGCTGGGTTACAAGCTCGTCGGCCTGGTCGACAAGGCGGCCGGCGAGGTGCTGACGAAGCGCGTGCGCGGCGTGCGGCAAAGCCTGTCCGAGGCGATGGGCCTGGTGCTGCCGCCGATCGGCGTGCGCGACGACCTGGGCTTGAAGCCTTCGCAATATTCCGTGGTGCTGGGCGGCGCCGTGATCGCCCAGGCGGAAGTGTTCCCGGACCGGCTGATGGCGATTCCATCGCCGAACCTGTATGGCCAGATCGACGGCATTCCCGGCGTGGAACCGGCCTATGGCATGCCGGTCGTGTGGATCGATCCGGGCGACAAGGCGCAGGCGCTGGGGCTGGGCTACCAGGTAGTCGAAGCGCCCAGCGCGATCGCCACGCACCTGTCGAAACTGATCCGCGAATACCTGCCGGAGCTGTTCCGGCACGATGACGTTGGCGCCGTCATCGAACGCCTGACCGCATTGGCGCCGAAGCTGGGTTCCGCGCTGGACAAGGCGATGACGCACACGCAACTGCTGCGCGTGTTCCGCGTGCTGCTGGCCGAGAACGTGTCGCTGAAGGATATCGTGCCGATAGCCACCACGTTGCTGGACAGTGCGGAAACCACCAAGGACCCGATCCTGCTGGCGGCCGAGGTGCGCTGCGCGCTGCGCCGCCAGATCGTGGCCGCCCTGTTCGGGCAACGCAAGGAGATGCTCGCCTTTAACCTGGGCGGCGAGCTGGAAAACATGCTGCTGGGTTCGCTGAACCAGGCCCGCCAGTCGGGCAAGGTGGTGCTCGACAATTACCCGATCGACCCGCACCTGCTGGCGCAGTTGCAGGTCAACATGCCGGTCGCGCGAGAACAGATGAAACAACAGGGCACGCCGCCGTTGCTGCTGGTCCTGCCCCAGATCCGGCCGCTGCTGGCGCGCTACGCCAGGCTGTTCGCCCCCGGGCTGCATGTGCTGTCCTACAACGAAGTTCCGGAAAACCGCGAAGTCTCCATCATCGGCACGGTGGGGTGACGTGGAGAAAACCGGGGACGTACCCTGGTTTCCAGGAAACTAGTTGCCTGAAAAATGGGATACGCCGGATCGCCGGACTGCCCATTTTTCGGGCAACTTTCAGCGGGCGGGCTCGTGGAAGCGTTCGCCGGCCGGTGATGGTTGCGACAGCAGCACGGCCACGTCGGCCATCGTCTTGAACACGGGTGCCGTGAGCAGCGCAACCCCCATGCGGTCAGGCTGCGCGAGGCCCGGCGCCGGCAGCTGCCGCATGAGCCGCACGCGCAGGATACGCACGCTGCACCGGGCCGCGATCGCACCGATTTCCGGCAGCAGGGCGCGGATGTACTGCATGGCGCCGGCCTGCGCCGCGCCAATTTCCAGCACGAAGCCGCCTTCTGCCGGCTCCATCTGCAATACGACCTTGCCCAGGTCCGGCAAGTGTATTTCCAGCCGCAGCGCAACGCGCGCGTGCTGGTGCGACGGGCCATCGTCTTCATCCGGGTTGCGCGTGACGACCCGCAGAACGAGCTTCTCGCCACCCCATGCATAGACAGCGAAGCGCCATGCGTCGAGTTCCGAAATCAGCTGCTGCGGCAGGCGGCCCTCGCGCAATACCTGTGGTGCCGCGTCGGACTGGAACAGGCTGGCGGGCACGTGCCGGCCGCGCGACTGGGCCGCCAGCGCGGCGCGCTGTTCGCCATAGGTGCGGATCATCGCCATCCATGAAGCGGCGAGCGCCGAAGGGTCCTGCGCATGCCAGACCATCTGGCGCGACATGAACAGCTGGTTCGGCTGCATCGACACGGCGTCGGCAAGCATTGCTTCGGCCGCCAGCGTGCGAGCCAGCGCAGCAGGCATGGCGGCCGGCCTGCCTTCGATCGCTTCGAGCAGCGCAACGGCGGCAGGCGTGGCGCCCGGGATACCCGGGTCGAACGTCGCTTGCGCGGGACCGGCGGGCGACTGCGCCGCCTGAAACGGCGGCGGCTGCTGGCCCGGCCTTTCGCGGGCTATCCGGTCATGAATCGTCAGCGTCGCGCTGGAAGGGATTACTCGGTCGATGGCCATGGCACCAGCTTATCATGAACAAAAAAAAGCCAACCGTGGTCGGTTGGCCCTGGGCGTTGCCGGCTTCCGTGTCCGGACCCGGTGCGGGTATTGCGGATTACTGCAGCAGGGACATGACCAGCGAGGACTGGCTGTTCGACTGCTTCAGCATCGCGGTGCCGGCTTGCAGCAGCATCTGGTTCGAGGTCATCGAGGCCGATTCCGTGGCGAAGTCGACGTCCATGATGCGACCGGCAGCGGCCTTGGTGTTCGTCGAGATGTTCGACAGGTTGCTGTTGACGTGGTCCAGGCGGTTCGACACGGCACCGATCTTCGAGCGCAGGGCGGAGACGGAATCGATCGCGGTGGCCAGCTTCGAGATGGTGGCGTTGGCCGAGGCGGTCAGTTCAGTACCAACGCCGCCAGGCGCGACATTGTCGGCGCTGAAGCGGGTGGAGATGCTGCCGATACCCGAGGTGGCATCCGTGGCGGTACCCAGTTCGGTGGTGAAATCGGCGTCCAGCTTTTCGGCCGAATCGGCACCGATCTGGAAGGAGATGGCCGCATTCAGCTTGCCACCGGTCGTCTTGAACAGTTCCGTGCCGCCGAACTTGGTGTTGCCGAAGATGTTCGTCAGCTCATCGGCCAGCGAGTCATACTCGCCCTGCATCGCGGTCTTGTCGGCGGCGGTCGAGGAGCCGTCGGCGGCCTGGGTTGCCAAGTCTTTCATGCGGTTCAGGATATTGGTCGTCTGGTCCAGCGCACCGTCGGCGGTCTGCAGCATGGAAATCGAGTTTTGCGTGTTGCGCATGGCGACCTGCATGCCACTGGTCTGCGTCTTCAGGCGGGTAGCGATCTGCAGGCCGGCCGCGTCGTCCATTGCCGAGTTGATACGATAGCCGGTCGACAGGCGGGTCATCGACGTCGACAGGGTCGACTGGGTGCGCGACAGCGAATTTTGTGCGGACAGGGCAGCGTTGTTGGTGTGAAGGCTCAGCATGACGATTACTCCGGTGCGGTTGGTTAGTTGTGGGCAGTTTCCTGCGCGCTTACTAGTACAAGACGACCGTTCTGCCCATTACATTAAATTCCGCATGGAAATTTATTTGAATTTTCTCGATGCCGGAAATTCTTGTCGTGGAAATGCAAAAAGCCAACCGGGTCCGGTTGGCTTTCTTGCTTGCCTGCCAGCACGTCGTGGTCGGCCAGCGGATCGAAGATTACTCCAGCACGTGGATTACTGCAGCAGGGACATGACCAGCGAGGACTGGCTGTTCGACTGCTTCAGCATCGCGGTGCCGGCTTGCAGCAGCATCTGGTTCGAGGTCATCGAAGCCGATTCGGTCGCGAAGTCGACGTCCATGATGCGACCGGCAGCGGCCTTCGTGTTCGTCGAGATGTTCGACAGGTTGCTGTTGACGTGGTCCAGGCGGTTCGACACGGCACCGATCTTCGAGCGCAGGGCGGAAACGGAATCGATCGCGGTGGCCAGCTTCGAGATCGTGGCGTTGGCCGAGGCGGTCAGTTCAGTACCAACGGCGCCAGGGGCGACATTGTTGGCGCTGAAGCGGGTGGAGACGCTGCCGATACCCGAGGTGGCATCCGTGGCGGTACCCAGTTCGGTGGTGAAATCGGCGTCCAGCTTTTCGGCCGAATCGGCACCGATCTGGAAGGAAATGGCCGCATTCAGCTTGCCACCGGTCGTCTTGAACAGTTCCGTGCCGCCGAACTTGGTGTTGCCGAAGATGTTCGTCAGCTCATCGGCCAGCGAGTCATATTCGCCTTGCATCGCGGTCTTGTCGGCGGCGGTCGAGGAGCCGTCGGCGGCCTGGGTTGCCAGATCCTTCATGCGGTTCAGGATATTGGTCGTCTGATCCAGCGCACCGTCGGCGGTCTGCAGCATGGAAATCGAGTTTTGCGTGTTGCGCATGGCGACCTGCATGCCGCTGGTCTGCGTCTTCAGGCGGGTGGCGATCTGCAGGCCGGCAGCGTCGTCCATTGCCG is part of the Pseudoduganella lutea genome and encodes:
- a CDS encoding flagellin N-terminal helical domain-containing protein, with amino-acid sequence MLSLHTNNAALSAQNSLSRTQSTLSTSMTRLSTGYRINSAMDDAAGLQIATRLKTQTSGMQVAMRNTQNSISMLQTADGALDQTTNILNRMKDLATQAADGSSTAADKTAMQGEYDSLADELTNIFGNTKFGGTELFKTTGGKLNAAISFQIGADSAEKLDADFTTELGTATDATSGIGSVSTRFSANNVAPGAVGTELTASANATISKLATAIDSVSALRSKIGAVSNRLDHVNSNLSNISTNTKAAAGRIMDVDFATESASMTSNQMLLQAGTAMLKQSNSQSSLVMSLLQ
- a CDS encoding flagellin N-terminal helical domain-containing protein, which codes for MLSLHTNNAALSAQNSLSRTQSTLSTSMTRLSTGYRINSAMDDAAGLQIATRLKTQTSGMQVAMRNTQNSISMLQTADGALDQTTNILNRMKDLATQAADGSSTAADKTAMQGEYDSLADELTNIFGNTKFGGTELFKTTGGKLNAAISFQIGADSAEKLDADFTTELGTATDATSGIGSISTRFSADNVAPGGVGTELTASANATISKLATAIDSVSALRSKIGAVSNRLDHVNSNLSNISTNTKAAAGRIMDVDFATESASMTSNQMLLQAGTAMLKQSNSQSSLVMSLLQ